The genomic DNA TGGGATTTGGGATTTTTTTACTTATCCACTCTGAGTAAAGTTTTTGACTAATAACTGCTATAGTTATCAGCACTCTAATACGGTACCAGATGAACCTCTTTTGAACCGACAGGCAGACATAGGTTTATCAACCAGTTTGGGTTTTTTCGGTATCGGCTGTGAATTCGTTCATCATAATTAAGGGTAATGGTATTGCGATAGATTAATGCCTCGTCTTTAGAGACTATAGCACCGTTAAAATGCACCCCATTTCCTAATCTACCCGCACAGGCATGATTGGTATAAATGATAGATTCAATCTTATTGATGTGATTTGTGGCAATATCACCAAATTCATCCGTATTAGGAGGTAATCTATCAAAATCAGTAATTGGCACTTGCGTTTGAACATCCGACCAGTTATACATATCGTCAAATATTCCATCTCCATCAAGGTCTTCGGTTTTTGATTGAAAGATACCATCATTTTCGGTTGGGTCTGTCCAATAGCCTCCATCTGGGTGTTCCGGGTCATTTATCCAGACATTAGTATCTGGTATGCCATCTGCTCCTACATCCTCACAACCCATATCAAATAGCCAGTAATTAGAATACCATTTATCATTTCCATAATATCCAAAATAAGGGTCTTTGGTATAATCACCAATAATCACATTTTCGCGTGCGGCTAAACCGAGAATATCTTTATCTTTATTTGCCTCAACCCACTGGTCAACGACCGCTGCGTCATCCGAGGCTGGTCGAGGAGAGGAAGGGGTATTTTTATAATCTATGTCTGCGGCAATGTAAATATTTCTACCCGCATAAATAGTTCCCGTCCCTTGAACCGTGCCTTTGACGATAACATCACCCCGAATAACAACAGGTCCTTTTATCTCAATGGGATTAGAAGGAGTGCCTTCAAGAATAATATTTCCTGATTCACCTGCTTCATCCCCAAAAACCTTATCAATCACTATTTCATCCCCTATTTTAATAGAACTATTTTTTTCAAAGGCTAAATTTTCATAGAAGTCAATTGCTTGTAAATTAGGCATTTCTAATTTCTCTACCCCTTCATACACATTGTAATCCTGTCCGCCAGGTGTTTTCCATGTGCCTCGAATCTCACCAGAGGCATAGACATCACCAACTACTGTTGGGTCATATTTAAAATCAAAATCACCATTTGAGCGAATATCACCATTAGCCGTGATGCCACTTCCATAAAACCAGCCCCAATTGTTGAGAAAATAAACATAGTCAAAAACATAGGAAGGTGGGTAAAGGACAACAACAGCGGCAGAACAAACTGTAACAGACGCCTTTTCTATCCCTAACACTCTGGCAAATACCGTAGTTATTTCCTTTGACACCTTTATTGTAATCGTTCCATTATCAATTATTTGAATATCCTCACTGGTAATCTGGAAGCCATTAGCCTCGACCAATCTAATTGCCTCTGTTGTTGCTGAACCAGGGGCATCAGGGAGTTGCCAGGCACCAGCTAAAGCGCCGGCATCTAAGGCATTTTGCAATTGTGTCTGGAAAAGATAAACTCGCCCAACATCAACCGCTAATGCCGCTACTCCTAAAAAAACCATCATAAATAAAGAGACAAATATGACAACCTGTCCTCGTTCTCTCATTTTTCCACCCTCCTGATAAGTGTTCTTAATTATTTCCCGCAAGATTTTACCACAAATTATCGCTGATGTTCTCCTGAAAATAGAGAGTAGAGAGTAGAGAGTAGAAAGTAGAAAGTAAAGAAAACATCACTTCTCACGCTTATCTCCCTATCTCCCACCTTCTATCTCCTATCTACTATTTTCATCTTCATTTGTGAACTAACGATTCATGACCGTTTCTCCTGAAAATAGGAAGTAGAAAGTAGAGAGTAGAAAGTAAAGAAAGATAAGCCTCTTCTTTCTCTCTCTACCCTCTACTATTTTCATCCTCCTTTGTGTCCACCCTGTGGACATGAGCGTTTCCCCTGAAAATAGACTACAGACCATAGACTATAGACCACGGAACCGATGAAAAGCAAGTTTATTCCCCCTTAACAAAGGGGGTTAGGGGGTTATTATTCCCCCTTAACAAAGGGGGTTAGGGGGTTGTTGTATTCCTCTCTTGAGAGAGGAAAATCTACTTACGATATGCAACAATTCCCTCTCTGATTTTCATCAGGGCAAGTTTTTGACTACAGCAACATTAAAATTGATTAACAAATCTGATTTGCCTGCTGAACATTCGGCAAGCAGGTTCTATGTATTTCAATGGCTGCACCAATAATCTTTTCTGTTATCTAATTTATTTCTATGTCTTCTCTGTTCCTCTGCGTCTCTGCGGTGAATTATTATCTGAACGGTTACGGCAATTTTTCTATCCGCATCGTCGAAGTAGCAGTCATCTTTAATCCCATCATCTTAATCTTTTTACTAAAAACTGGGATGTAGATAGAAACCTTATAAGGGATAGCAACGGATATGTCTCCTCCTACCTCGCGTTCTGCGTCAGTTGGGGGAGAAATATTAATTTCCTCATCTAAAATTTCGCCAGTTAAAAAGTAGGTTTTAACTAACTGAGAGTCGGCACTGGTAGTAATTTCATCTCGTATCTCTTGAGTTTCTTTACCAAGTGCGCCTGCTCTTGCGTATTCACGAGTAATCTGGGTAACAATTAAATAATTATGAAATACAAGACTAATTTCTATAATGAAGATAGTAATTATTAATAAAAGTGGCAGAAGTAGAGCAAATTCAACCGTTGATTGCCCTTTTTGGCTTTCTTTATTCATTTTATCTGATGACCTCCAACACCTTTAAGAAAGCGGCTACTATCTCCGGGTCAAATTGGCTACCCGCATTTTTCTTTAATTCTTTAATTGCCTCATCTTTAGACTTTGCCTTTCTATATGGTCTATCCGAAGTCATGGCATCATAAGCATCTGCGACGGCAATTATTCGTGCTCCTAATGGAATCTTATCCATTAATAGTCCTGACGGATAACCACTTCCATCATATCGTTCGTGGTGATGTTTGATAATTGGGATTCCTCTTTTTAAAAATCCTAATGGCTTAATGATATTTACCGATGTCGTTGGATGCAATTTTATTTCATCCCATTCTTCTTGAGTTAATGCCTCTGATTTAGATAGGATATAATCGCGAATGCCAATTTTACCAATATCGTGCAATTGGCAGGCATAGCGTATCAGTTCCTGCTCATCTTGTGGTAAGTTTAATTTCTTCGCTATCAGCATTGCATACTGAGCCACTCTCTCGGAATGACCTTTAGTATAATAATCTTTTGCCTCAATCGTCCCAACCAGAGCCCCCATCGCTCCGATGTAGAGTGCCTGTAGATTTTTATTTAACTTAATGATTTCGTCTAATTTTTGATTCAACTCAACATTCTTTTTAGTCAGGGTATTAAGCAAATGTTTGTTCTTAAGTTCCAATCGTTGTTTTTCCAGACCTCTTTTAATTATCACACTTACTTTTTCCATCTCAAGTGGTTTTTCTAAATAGTCATAAGCATCATACCGCAATGACTCAATTGCCGCTTCCATAGAGGAGTAACCCGTAATTATAATTACGACCGTATCTGCATATTTCGCTTTAATTTCCTTTAACACCTCTAATCCACTCATATCCGGCAATTTTATATCTAAAAGCACTAAATTAAATGATTTTTTCTTCATTTGTGCCAGAGCAGAATCTCCTGAATGGGCAATTGTTACCAGGTAACCCCATCTTTCTAAAAAATTGGAGAAGATGGAGCATATTCCCTGGTCATCATCAACTAATAAAATATTTTCTTTTTCTAACAACAAAGACTCTGCTTTAGAATTATCCTTTTCTTCTCCCATTCTTTTATCCACGATATAATTTGAGCCAATGAAGGTTTTAGCATATTCTTTTAATTCTGCCCCTATAGTTGATACCTGGGCTAAATGTGTCAAATTCCGTTGTTTATTCGTGACTACGCCGATGGAAATACTCATAATAGGAAATTCTTCTTTTTCCCCTTTGCGATTAAAGCCTAAAATGTAACCTCTTTCTTTATCTTCTGCTGAATATAAATCAGGGATTGCGGCATCAAATTCTTTAATAATTTCCTGGCAGATAATCTCAATTCTGTCTGGATGACTAATAACGATAAAATCGTCTCCACCGATATGTCCGATAAAATCTTTTTCAGTTCCGACCTTCTGAACTGCATTTATAATTACCTTTGCGGTCAGTTTTATTGCCTCATCTCCTTTAGCAAAACCATAATGGTCATTAAACGCCTTAAAATTATCCACATCTAAAAAGCCAATAGCAAAAAGGTTCTTGCTCTTAATACAATTATTTATTTCCTCTCGAATACTATTATTTCCAGGGAGTTTACTAAGTGGATTGGAATCAATTCCTAAATAGGTGCGGTAGATAATACTTTCAAGGATAGCGATAAGTTCTTCTAAATCAAATGGTTTGACGATATATTCATCAATCCCCATCCTCCAGCCGGCAATTTCATCTTCTATGGTAGATTTGGAACTCAAGATAATTATTGGTAAGTGTTTATGAACAGGGCTTTTTCTTATTTTCTTACAAACCTCATAACCACTCATCTCTGGCATTAAAATATCAAGGATAATCAGATGCGGAAGTCTCTCTTCTAATCTCTCTAATGCTTCCTTCCCGCTTTGAGCCGTAGTAACTTCATAACCTTTTACTTCTAACAGATTTCTAATCACTTCTAATATTTCCCATTCATCATCTACAACCAGGATATGTGTTTTTTCTTCCATCATATCTTTAATTATACTCTAATATTTTATATTTGTCAAATAAATTCTTGACTAATGGGTTTATTTTGAGTATACTTTATAGGTAACTGGTAATTT from bacterium includes the following:
- a CDS encoding Tad domain-containing protein, whose translation is MRERGQVVIFVSLFMMVFLGVAALAVDVGRVYLFQTQLQNALDAGALAGAWQLPDAPGSATTEAIRLVEANGFQITSEDIQIIDNGTITIKVSKEITTVFARVLGIEKASVTVCSAAVVVLYPPSYVFDYVYFLNNWGWFYGSGITANGDIRSNGDFDFKYDPTVVGDVYASGEIRGTWKTPGGQDYNVYEGVEKLEMPNLQAIDFYENLAFEKNSSIKIGDEIVIDKVFGDEAGESGNIILEGTPSNPIEIKGPVVIRGDVIVKGTVQGTGTIYAGRNIYIAADIDYKNTPSSPRPASDDAAVVDQWVEANKDKDILGLAARENVIIGDYTKDPYFGYYGNDKWYSNYWLFDMGCEDVGADGIPDTNVWINDPEHPDGGYWTDPTENDGIFQSKTEDLDGDGIFDDMYNWSDVQTQVPITDFDRLPPNTDEFGDIATNHINKIESIIYTNHACAGRLGNGVHFNGAIVSKDEALIYRNTITLNYDERIHSRYRKNPNWLINLCLPVGSKEVHLVPY
- a CDS encoding TadE/TadG family type IV pilus assembly protein — protein: MNKESQKGQSTVEFALLLPLLLIITIFIIEISLVFHNYLIVTQITREYARAGALGKETQEIRDEITTSADSQLVKTYFLTGEILDEEINISPPTDAEREVGGDISVAIPYKVSIYIPVFSKKIKMMGLKMTATSTMRIEKLP
- a CDS encoding response regulator codes for the protein MMEEKTHILVVDDEWEILEVIRNLLEVKGYEVTTAQSGKEALERLEERLPHLIILDILMPEMSGYEVCKKIRKSPVHKHLPIIILSSKSTIEDEIAGWRMGIDEYIVKPFDLEELIAILESIIYRTYLGIDSNPLSKLPGNNSIREEINNCIKSKNLFAIGFLDVDNFKAFNDHYGFAKGDEAIKLTAKVIINAVQKVGTEKDFIGHIGGDDFIVISHPDRIEIICQEIIKEFDAAIPDLYSAEDKERGYILGFNRKGEKEEFPIMSISIGVVTNKQRNLTHLAQVSTIGAELKEYAKTFIGSNYIVDKRMGEEKDNSKAESLLLEKENILLVDDDQGICSIFSNFLERWGYLVTIAHSGDSALAQMKKKSFNLVLLDIKLPDMSGLEVLKEIKAKYADTVVIIITGYSSMEAAIESLRYDAYDYLEKPLEMEKVSVIIKRGLEKQRLELKNKHLLNTLTKKNVELNQKLDEIIKLNKNLQALYIGAMGALVGTIEAKDYYTKGHSERVAQYAMLIAKKLNLPQDEQELIRYACQLHDIGKIGIRDYILSKSEALTQEEWDEIKLHPTTSVNIIKPLGFLKRGIPIIKHHHERYDGSGYPSGLLMDKIPLGARIIAVADAYDAMTSDRPYRKAKSKDEAIKELKKNAGSQFDPEIVAAFLKVLEVIR